In the genome of Cupriavidus malaysiensis, one region contains:
- a CDS encoding flagellar brake protein, whose amino-acid sequence MNFEDSSEPSQAELEQASDESSPMSDERYRLTHPSQIGTVLRDLAWQKCIVNVHARSGHDLVTTVLHVDPAARSFVFDWSRSETECEALLESSENAFSASLRGVPVNFVIGKPAATDFQGGPAFVASFPEKLYHFQRRRHFRARTLVTKGYSCELRTPKGQVMKLDIADLSLSGVGLRSKALGVEQLPSGAVLEKCVLDFRELGKLTVNLQVVGHWAVSSQNGGIYHFGCAFSSLDGRLENFLQRLVFQLELAHRG is encoded by the coding sequence ATGAACTTTGAAGATTCCTCCGAGCCGTCCCAGGCCGAACTCGAACAGGCCTCGGATGAATCGAGCCCGATGTCTGACGAGCGCTACCGGCTCACGCATCCCTCCCAGATCGGCACCGTGCTGCGGGATCTCGCCTGGCAGAAGTGCATCGTCAATGTGCACGCACGCAGCGGCCATGACCTGGTGACGACGGTGTTGCACGTCGATCCCGCCGCGCGCAGCTTCGTCTTCGACTGGTCCCGCTCGGAGACCGAGTGCGAGGCCCTGCTGGAGTCGAGCGAGAATGCGTTTTCCGCCTCGCTGCGCGGCGTGCCGGTGAACTTCGTGATCGGCAAGCCGGCGGCCACCGATTTCCAGGGCGGGCCGGCCTTCGTCGCCAGCTTTCCCGAGAAGCTCTACCACTTCCAGCGCCGCCGCCATTTCCGCGCGCGCACGCTGGTCACCAAGGGCTATAGCTGCGAATTGCGGACACCGAAGGGCCAGGTGATGAAGCTGGACATCGCCGACCTGTCGCTGTCCGGCGTCGGCCTGCGTTCCAAGGCACTGGGCGTGGAGCAACTGCCATCGGGCGCGGTGCTGGAGAAGTGCGTGCTCGATTTCCGCGAACTCGGCAAGCTGACCGTCAACCTGCAGGTCGTCGGCCATTGGGCCGTATCCAGCCAGAACGGCGGCATCTATCACTTCGGCTGCGCTTTCTCCTCGCTCGACGGCCGTCTCGAGAACTTCCTGCAGCGTCTCGTGTTCCAGCTCGAACTGGCGCACCGCGGCTGA